The DNA segment AGCTCCGGGCCTCTAGCCCTGGAATGCCACCCGAACCCCTGCTCCATCCAGGCCCTGGGGCTCTGACAAGCTCTCATGGCCTGGCTCCCAACCTGCCCACCCCCCGGGGAAGCCCACCAACTCCCCATTCCTACCTCGAGCTCCCCGGAGGGTGCCAGCCGGGGCCTGCTGTGTGAGGAGGCGCGGAGACCTGCTGTCATAAGGACTCCCCCAAGACCAGACCAGTGAGCCCTCGGCCACTTCTCCCCCGCAGGGAGTCCACCCGGCAGGCCCGGCCACGCTGGAGTCCGGAGAGGCGGGAGAAGTTTGAGAAGTCGTTCTTGAAGCACATGACATGTGTGAGCCCAGTGATGGGAGGCCCAGGTACCTGTGGGAGGCCTGCTCATCCCAGCAAGGGAAACGGATTGGCCCAGTGGCCGGGGGATGGAGGACGCCTTAGACCCCACGCCCACGGGGACTTCCCAGGGACCGTGCTCTCCGCCGCAGGTCCCGTAAGGCCGCACTGGGCGCTGACTGCCCACATGCCCTACCTTGCTCACTGCTGCCAGTAGGCAAAAGGGCAGAACGAAATACCTTGAAATTCTCCAGAAACAAGTTTCCAGTAAGTCCACACCACACCACTCACTCGTTTCACAAAGGTTTATTGGCTTCTCCTGGGTGCCGGGAACAGGTGGCTGCAAAGGATCCCAGCTGAGCTGAGCAATGTGGGGGCAGCAGGATGGGGGTGAAGCACagcccccctgagccctgcaAGGGAGGAAGGCCCAGGGTGGAAGacacagggggcagggaggacggGGAAAGTCCTAGCTCCCTCGGGGGTGGGGCAGGCTGAGCCCCGGCAGAGGTGAagaggtggagaaggaggaggaagggagcgTGAGTGGAGGCTCAGAGGCTGGCAGCGTGTGGGCTTGCCCGGAGGCCCGTGGAAAGGGAAACAGAGGGTCAGTGACCAAGGAGGCTGAGACCGTGCTCAGTCAGAACACGGCCCTGGCTCTCCGACACCTCTGGCCACCTCCTCCCGGGGCTCAGGAGGCGCTCCTGCAGGTGGCCCAGCCTGCCCCGTGGAAGTCTCAGCACCCATCTCCCTGGTCACTGGCAGTTGCTCACCAGGAGGAAAGCAGAGGCTGTGCCCACCCGCCCACTGAGCCTCACACAAGgcactgggtggggggtggacagAGCCTGGgcaacccccctccccagccctcccttgCCCCCTGGGAGACAGCCCCGTGAGAATGGCCTGGGAAGCAAGAAAGCCACCCAACCCTCCTTGGCAAAGCCAAGCTCTCGTcgcctgtcccctccccccaccccctgtcaaGTGGCTCCTGGACACCAGATGGACCCAGTTCAActtgtccttccttttctttcccccgcccgccccctgcTGGAGCCCTGAGAGGGCAGGCAGGAAGGGGGGCAGGCCGAGCCAGACCCCGAGGCTTGGGGGAACGGCCCCAGTTCCAACTCTGGTGACCCCAGCGCACAGCCTGCCAGGCCCACTGGGGCCAGACCTCAGGGCCTTGGACGGAGACTCTCACTGCTGACCCCCCGGGACAGGTCGGGACAAGATGAGCAGCTGGtaggcagggccagggccagggtgaGCTGATGCTGTGccctggggagaaggaaggaaggtggagcAGGAGCTCTTGGGGAGGCGAAGAGGAttcagcagaaggagaagagggggaTGGAGTAAAAGCTGCCAAGCCTGGGCCTGGCTTCCAAAGCCCTGGACCTTGGGTCTGTCCTCACCTGCACAGGGGGCTGTGGGAGCCAGATGGGCCTGAGCACCCTGTCCAGTGTTCTGGAACCCTCAGGTATGGAGTGTAGCCTGTCCGCCCAGGAATCAAGCAGAGTCCCCAGAGCAGTGACAGTCCTAGGAATAAGTGCCCGTTCTCCTGAGCCTCCCTGGGGTTGGAGGGAGTGCAGGGTCAGGGGGGCTGGGAGCGCCAGCTGGCAGAGGGGGCCAGAAGGACCAGTCTTATACATACCCCTGAACCACTTCTTCCGCACATCCACCAGCACCGCCACCAGGTCCCAGGCAGCAGAAAAGGCTCTCCCAGCCCCAAAGTGGCTTTTTCACTTTCTGAAACTGAatatgggaagggggagggcTGCCTTCCCCTAATATGGATAGGATGGCTCTATCCCAGCCTCTGTGCCGATGGGGTCAGGGCCCAGGGCCTAGACCAGCAGCCCCCAGCAACCAAGGAATCAGGGCTTGAAAGTTTCTCTGACAAAAGTTGGCATTCCCCTTGTCCCTGCCCCGGAGGGGCAACCCACACCCCCAAATCTCCTCTTAGAGACTTGCCAAGCAGGAGGCTTCTCTTCCTACACTCCCCCCCCTCTCCAAAGTGTGGAGTAGGCAAAGAAAAGAAACGTTGTGCTAACTCAGAGGTGCCCTGGGGAAGAGGGGGCAGCAAATGGgactcgcccccccccccacacacacacccagccaGGTTTGGCTTGGGAGGAATTCTCTAACCCACCTGAAGGACCCCTACCCCggagggggagaggagctgtGACCAGGCTGGCTCTCCTCCAGGCAGGGAGTTCCTGGGCTGCGCAGCACCAACATCCCTGCTCCAGACAGCAGAGAAATCGCCAGGctgagagggggggggggggggctgcatcCAAGTGCCCCCCACCTTCCACTCTGGGTCTTGACCTGCCGGAGCTACAGGTCCAGAGGCAGCTTCTGGGGCACAGGGTCCCGCCAGGGCCTTGAAAACTGGAGCGGAGGACCTCGGCCCAAGGCGGGGCGCCTACCCCCGCGCCCACCGGGTCCCGCTGGGtcctgggggtcggggggggtgCTGCCCGCCGTGCAGCTGACCTCTCCGGAcctccctccccgccgccgcggccgcggccaccgccaccgccgccgccgccgggagcCATTCGCCCTCGCCCTACGCAGCCCCGCGGGCTCCCacctcggcccagggcgcgagcgCGGTCTCCGTCCCGGGAAGAAGTTCGGCGGCCGGTGCCCGGGGCGcacggggcgcgggcggcggcagCCCCGGGACCCCGCCGCCGGCGCCCGGGAGAGGTCCCCGTTACTGCGAGGGCGGATCGGGAGGCTCGAGGCCCCTGGCCGTGCGCACCTCGCCTGCCCCCGCGCCCAGGCCTCGCCCCGCAGCGCGAGGGGGGCCAAGGCGCAGCGGAGCCCGCGCCCGGCGCCGGGGACCCCAGGGCAGGGCACGTCCCCGCCtcgccggccccgcgcccgcgTCTCCGGCCCCGCGCCCGGGCGCAGCGAGGCATCAGAGGGTCCCTGCCTCGGCGGCGGGGCCGACCAGGGCCCCACGGAGTTGGGGAGTTGCCCCGCACCCCTAAAAGCCTGCACACACGCTCTCGGTTGAAAGTACGCACTTTACGCGTCCGGGCGCCTCCGCGGTGAGTCGCGCCGCCGCGCCCGGGGTCGGCGAAGGTGGCTCAGCTCGGGCGCTCCAGTCTCGACGTTCCCGGGGCAGAGAGCAACGTCCGGGGACGCACGGGACGGGTGCGCCCGGCGGCCGGGGCTGCGCCGGGCGAGGCGAGCGGCGGGAGGGGAGCGCTTCGGCGTTCAGGCAACAGCTACCCCTAGTGGGAGagccgccggggccggggccgccgccgccccgcgcccgccgccccgcgccccgcgccccgcgcccgccgccccgcgcccgaAGCGCTCGCGGGCGGCCTGGGGCGCAGGCACGGCGCGGCTCCCCCGGCGctccccggccccggcgcccggCGCTCCCCGGCCCGCGGGCCCTGCCCTCCGCgcctccccgccgcgccccggAGGCCGCTGACCCGAGGACGGCCGCGCCGAGCGGGGACGCGATGGGACGGGGCGGGCGCGGCCGGGCCGgcgcgcggcgggcgcgggcagcggcggggggcgcggggcgcggtgCGCGTGGCGGGGCGCTGCGGGGGGCGGCCGTGTGCGAGGCGCGAGTGTGAGCGCGCGCGGGAGGCGGGCGGGCTCCGGGAGGCGAGCGGCGCCCGCGGGCGAacgggggaggcggcgggggcccAAAGTTGCCTCCCGGCGGGCCCGCggccccggcggggcgggggtcggggccggcgacgcggcggccgcggccccgGGCTCCCGCGGCACCTGGGCAGCGGCCCCGCACGAGCAGCAGCGGCGGGGGCGGCGTTGGCGGCGGCGCGCGGGAAGCGAACCGGAGCtccggcgcggcgcggcggccgCCGGGGAGCTCGCCTCAGGTGCGCGGCGAGGGGGGCGCGGGCCGGCGGCGGGCGGCCAGGAGCGAGGCCGCGCGCTGCGCTCGCGCGGGCGGGAGCCGCGGGATCTCCCCGGCGGACGCCCGGGTGCCCGGTGCGGCTCGCCGTCCTGGGCGGCAgcggcgccccgcgccccgcgccccgcgccccccgcccccgagcgcCGGCTccgcggcccgccccgccccgcccccgcccccgccggcccccggcccggccgccccgcccccggcccccgatTTCTAAGGCATTGGCCGCGCCGCCGGGCGATCCCTCCGGGCTCAAGTTGCAagggggcgggcccgggccggAGGTGGAGTCTCCCGCCAATTGAAGCCTCGGGTATAAAGCGAGCTCCCCGCACGGCCGAAGCGCAGATGCCTCGCCAGGCCGCCCCGCGGTGGGCCGTGGGGGACGGTAGCGGGCCCCAGGGGGCTCCGGGGGCTGCAGCCACCATGCTCCGCTCCCTGCTGCTTCACTCCCTGCGGCTCTGCGCCCAGACGGCCTCGTGCCTCGTGCTCTTCCCGCGCTTCCTCGGCACGGCCTTCATGCTCTGGCTGCTCGACTTCCTGTGCATCCGCAAGCATTTcctgggccgccgccgccgcggtcaGCCCGAACCGGCCGTGGAGCTCGACAGCGACGGCGAGGAGCTGCCCCCCGACGACCCGCCCGTCTGCGTGTCCGACGACAACCGCCTGTGCACCCTGGCGTCGCTGAAGGCGGTGTGGCACGGCCAGAAGTTGGATTTCTTCAAGCAGGCGCACGAGGGCGGGCCAGCCCCCAACTCCGAGGTGGTCCTGCCCAACGGCTTCCAGAACCAGCACATCCTTGACTACGCGAGAGGAAACCGCCCGCTGGTTCTCAATTTCGGCAGCTGCACCTGACCACCGTTCATGGCGCGCATGAGCGCCTTCCACCGCCTGGTCACCAAGTACCAGCGCGACGTCGACTTCCTCATCATCTACATCGAGGAGGCGCACCCCTCGGACGGCTGGGTCACCACAGATTCCCCCTACAGTATCCCGCAGCACCGAAGCCTGGAGGACCGGGTCAGCGCGGCTCAGGTACTGCAGCAAGGTGCGCCCAGCTGCTCTCTCGTCCTCGACACCATGGCCAACTCCAGCAGCTCGGCCTACGGGGCCTACTTCGAGCGCCTCTATGTAATCCAGAACGGCACCGTCATGTACCAGGGCGGCCGCGGCCCCGACGGCTACCAGGTGTCTGAGCTGCGCACCT comes from the Canis aureus isolate CA01 chromosome 9, VMU_Caureus_v.1.0, whole genome shotgun sequence genome and includes:
- the DIO3 gene encoding thyroxine 5-deiodinase; the encoded protein is MPRQAAPRWAVGDGSGPQGAPGAAATMLRSLLLHSLRLCAQTASCLVLFPRFLGTAFMLWLLDFLCIRKHFLGRRRRGQPEPAVELDSDGEELPPDDPPVCVSDDNRLCTLASLKAVWHGQKLDFFKQAHEGGPAPNSEVVLPNGFQNQHILDYARGNRPLVLNFGSCTUPPFMARMSAFHRLVTKYQRDVDFLIIYIEEAHPSDGWVTTDSPYSIPQHRSLEDRVSAAQVLQQGAPSCSLVLDTMANSSSSAYGAYFERLYVIQNGTVMYQGGRGPDGYQVSELRTWLERYDEQLHGAQPRRV